A genomic region of Lycorma delicatula isolate Av1 chromosome 4, ASM4794821v1, whole genome shotgun sequence contains the following coding sequences:
- the Glys gene encoding glycogen [starch] synthase isoform X2, protein MSRERANKRFYRVDSAHDFTTFMDKGQRAASQNRWTFEIAWEVANKVGGIYTVIRSKAFVSTEEMGDQYCLLGPYKEHSARTEVEEQEFPTNSPLNTAVSRMRDRGYKLHTGTWLVDGNPQLVLFDIGAAAWKLDEYKQELWNTSNVGIPHLDVEANDSVILGYQVAEFIAEFRKAAEEYNQGPPRIVAHFHEWQAGVGLIALRTRHVNVATVFTTHATLLGRYLCAGNTDFYNNLSQFSVDEEAGKRQIYHRYCMERAASHLAHVFTTVSEITGYEAEHLLKRKADIITPNGLNVIKFSALHEFQNLHALAKDKIHEFVRGHFYGHYDFDLEKTLYFFTAGRYEFTNKGADIFIEALARLNHYLKSSLQQVTVVAFLIFPARTNNFNVESLRGHAVTKSLRDTINEIQSKMSKRMYEICLSGRMPDNDELLTKEDKVKMKRCLYALQRNGLPPVTTHNVIDDWNDPVLSSVRRCHMFNTIHDRVKVVFHPEFLSSTNPLFGLDYEEFVRGCHLGVFPSYYEPWGYTPAECTVMGIPSITTNLSGFGCFMQEHIADPMSYGIYVVDRRYISLEESVKQLAQYMFDFCRLNRRQRIIQRNRTERLSDLLDWRSLGIFYRQARHKAMECVFPDTESFEEEYNERRSSFAYPRPYSEPPSPSASRHTTPASSVHGSDEEDEVDEEKELAELAVSH, encoded by the exons TTGGAGGAATATATACTGTTATAAGATCAAAAGCATTTGTTTCAACTGAAGAAATGGGTGACCAGTATTGTTTATTAGGACCTTATAAAGAACATAGCGCAAGAACTGAAGTAGAAGAGCAAGAATTTCCTACCAATTCACCTTTAAATACTGCTGTTTCTCGAATGAGAGATAGAGGATATAAG TTGCATACTGGCACTTGGCTTGTCGATGGAAATCCACAGCTGGTTTTGTTCGATATTGGTGCTGCAGCTTGGAAGTTagatgaatataaacaagaattGTGGAATACATCAAATGTGGGGATACCACATTTAGATGTTGAAGCGAATGATTCTGTGATTCTTGGTTACCAAGTGGCAGAATTCATTGCTgag TTTCGAAAAGCTGCTGAGGAATATAATCAAGGACCTCCAAGAATCGTTGCACACTTCCATGAATGGCAGGCTGGTGTCGGTCTTATTGCTTTACGAACACGTCATGTTAACGTTGCAACTGTATTTACAACACATGCTACACTACTTGGTCGATACCTTTGTGCTGGCAATACAGACTTTTATAATAATCTAAGTCAA tttagtgtCGATGAGGAAGCAGGTAAACGTCAGATATATCACCGTTATTGTATGGAAAGGGCAGCTTCACATTTGGCTCATGTTTTTACTACAGTATCAGAAATTACAGGTTATGAAGCTGAACATTTGCTCAAAAGGAAGGCTGATATAATAACACCGAATGGAttgaatgttattaaattttcagcacTTCATGAATTTCAGAATCTTCATGCTTTagcaaaagataaaattcatgaaTTCGTTCGTGGACATTTTTATGg GCATTATGATTTTGAtctagaaaaaactttatacttttttactgCTGGCCGTTATGAATTTACAAACAAAGGAGCTGATATCTTCATTGAAGCTTTAGCTCGTCTTAACCATTACCTAAAG AGTTCACTTCAACAAGTCACTGTTGTAGCATTTCTTATCTTTCCTGCCAGGACAAACAATTTCAATGTTGAAAGCCTTAGAGGACATGCAGTTACAAAGAGCTTAAGAGATACTATTAATGAAATTCAAAGTAAAATGAGCAAACGAATGTATGAAATTTGTTTGAG tggtCGAATGCCAGATAATGATGAACTGTTAACTAaagaagataaagtaaaaatgaaaaggtGTTTGTATGCATTACAAAGAAATGGCCTTCCTCCAGTTACTACTCACAATGTTATAGATGACTGGAATGATCCAGTTTTATCATCCGTGAGAAGGTGTCACATGTTCAACACAATACATGATCGTGTTAAG GTGGTATTCCATCCAGAATTTCTTTCTTCTACTAATCCATTGTTTGGATTAGACTATGAAGAGTTTGTTAGAGGCTGCCATTTAGGTGTTTTTCCCAGTTACTATGAACCATGGGGTTACACTCCAGCAGAATGTACTGTAATGGGTATTCCATCCATCACAACAAATCTCTCTG GATTTGGGTGTTTCATGCAAGAACATATTGCTGATCCTATGTCATATGGTATTTATGTTGTTGATAGACGTTACATATCACTAGAAGAATCCGTTAAACAGCTTGCACAGTATATGTTTGATTTCTGCAGACTTAATCGCAGGCAGCGAATAATTCAGCGTAATAGAACAGAAAGACTTAGTGACTTATTAGATTGGAGAAGTCTTGGAATT TTTTACAGACAAGCTAGGCACAAGGCTATGGAATGTGTTTTCCCAGATACAGAATCATTTGAAGAGGAATACAATGAACGCAGAAGCAGTTTTGCTTATCCCCGCCCTTATTCTGAGCCACCTTCACCATCAGCTTCTCGTCATACTACACCAGCAAGTTCGGTGCATGGTTCTGATGAAGAAGATGAGGTTGATGAAGAAAAAGAG
- the Glys gene encoding glycogen [starch] synthase isoform X3, translated as MSRERANKRFYRVDSAHDFTTFMDKGQRAASQNRWTFEIAWEVANKVGGIYTVIRSKAFVSTEEMGDQYCLLGPYKEHSARTEVEEQEFPTNSPLNTAVSRMRDRGYKLHTGTWLVDGNPQLVLFDIGAAAWKLDEYKQELWNTSNVGIPHLDVEANDSVILGYQVAEFIAEFRKAAEEYNQGPPRIVAHFHEWQAGVGLIALRTRHVNVATVFTTHATLLGRYLCAGNTDFYNNLSQFSVDEEAGKRQIYHRYCMERAASHLAHVFTTVSEITGYEAEHLLKRKADIITPNGLNVIKFSALHEFQNLHALAKDKIHEFVRGHFYGHYDFDLEKTLYFFTAGRYEFTNKGADIFIEALARLNHYLKSSLQQVTVVAFLIFPARTNNFNVESLRGHAVTKSLRDTINEIQSKMSKRMYEICLSGRMPDNDELLTKEDKVKMKRCLYALQRNGLPPVTTHNVIDDWNDPVLSSVRRCHMFNTIHDRVKVVFHPEFLSSTNPLFGLDYEEFVRGCHLGVFPSYYEPWGYTPAECTVMGIPSITTNLSGFGCFMQEHIADPMSYGIYVVDRRYISLEESVKQLAQYMFDFCRLNRRQRIIQRNRTERLSDLLDWRSLGIFYRQARHKAMECVFPDTESFEEEYNERRSSFAYPRPYSEPPSPSASRHTTPASSVHGSDEEDEVDEEKEDLML; from the exons TTGGAGGAATATATACTGTTATAAGATCAAAAGCATTTGTTTCAACTGAAGAAATGGGTGACCAGTATTGTTTATTAGGACCTTATAAAGAACATAGCGCAAGAACTGAAGTAGAAGAGCAAGAATTTCCTACCAATTCACCTTTAAATACTGCTGTTTCTCGAATGAGAGATAGAGGATATAAG TTGCATACTGGCACTTGGCTTGTCGATGGAAATCCACAGCTGGTTTTGTTCGATATTGGTGCTGCAGCTTGGAAGTTagatgaatataaacaagaattGTGGAATACATCAAATGTGGGGATACCACATTTAGATGTTGAAGCGAATGATTCTGTGATTCTTGGTTACCAAGTGGCAGAATTCATTGCTgag TTTCGAAAAGCTGCTGAGGAATATAATCAAGGACCTCCAAGAATCGTTGCACACTTCCATGAATGGCAGGCTGGTGTCGGTCTTATTGCTTTACGAACACGTCATGTTAACGTTGCAACTGTATTTACAACACATGCTACACTACTTGGTCGATACCTTTGTGCTGGCAATACAGACTTTTATAATAATCTAAGTCAA tttagtgtCGATGAGGAAGCAGGTAAACGTCAGATATATCACCGTTATTGTATGGAAAGGGCAGCTTCACATTTGGCTCATGTTTTTACTACAGTATCAGAAATTACAGGTTATGAAGCTGAACATTTGCTCAAAAGGAAGGCTGATATAATAACACCGAATGGAttgaatgttattaaattttcagcacTTCATGAATTTCAGAATCTTCATGCTTTagcaaaagataaaattcatgaaTTCGTTCGTGGACATTTTTATGg GCATTATGATTTTGAtctagaaaaaactttatacttttttactgCTGGCCGTTATGAATTTACAAACAAAGGAGCTGATATCTTCATTGAAGCTTTAGCTCGTCTTAACCATTACCTAAAG AGTTCACTTCAACAAGTCACTGTTGTAGCATTTCTTATCTTTCCTGCCAGGACAAACAATTTCAATGTTGAAAGCCTTAGAGGACATGCAGTTACAAAGAGCTTAAGAGATACTATTAATGAAATTCAAAGTAAAATGAGCAAACGAATGTATGAAATTTGTTTGAG tggtCGAATGCCAGATAATGATGAACTGTTAACTAaagaagataaagtaaaaatgaaaaggtGTTTGTATGCATTACAAAGAAATGGCCTTCCTCCAGTTACTACTCACAATGTTATAGATGACTGGAATGATCCAGTTTTATCATCCGTGAGAAGGTGTCACATGTTCAACACAATACATGATCGTGTTAAG GTGGTATTCCATCCAGAATTTCTTTCTTCTACTAATCCATTGTTTGGATTAGACTATGAAGAGTTTGTTAGAGGCTGCCATTTAGGTGTTTTTCCCAGTTACTATGAACCATGGGGTTACACTCCAGCAGAATGTACTGTAATGGGTATTCCATCCATCACAACAAATCTCTCTG GATTTGGGTGTTTCATGCAAGAACATATTGCTGATCCTATGTCATATGGTATTTATGTTGTTGATAGACGTTACATATCACTAGAAGAATCCGTTAAACAGCTTGCACAGTATATGTTTGATTTCTGCAGACTTAATCGCAGGCAGCGAATAATTCAGCGTAATAGAACAGAAAGACTTAGTGACTTATTAGATTGGAGAAGTCTTGGAATT TTTTACAGACAAGCTAGGCACAAGGCTATGGAATGTGTTTTCCCAGATACAGAATCATTTGAAGAGGAATACAATGAACGCAGAAGCAGTTTTGCTTATCCCCGCCCTTATTCTGAGCCACCTTCACCATCAGCTTCTCGTCATACTACACCAGCAAGTTCGGTGCATGGTTCTGATGAAGAAGATGAGGTTGATGAAGAAAAAGAG
- the Glys gene encoding glycogen [starch] synthase isoform X1, whose product MSRERANKRFYRVDSAHDFTTFMDKGQRAASQNRWTFEIAWEVANKVGGIYTVIRSKAFVSTEEMGDQYCLLGPYKEHSARTEVEEQEFPTNSPLNTAVSRMRDRGYKLHTGTWLVDGNPQLVLFDIGAAAWKLDEYKQELWNTSNVGIPHLDVEANDSVILGYQVAEFIAEFRKAAEEYNQGPPRIVAHFHEWQAGVGLIALRTRHVNVATVFTTHATLLGRYLCAGNTDFYNNLSQFSVDEEAGKRQIYHRYCMERAASHLAHVFTTVSEITGYEAEHLLKRKADIITPNGLNVIKFSALHEFQNLHALAKDKIHEFVRGHFYGHYDFDLEKTLYFFTAGRYEFTNKGADIFIEALARLNHYLKSSLQQVTVVAFLIFPARTNNFNVESLRGHAVTKSLRDTINEIQSKMSKRMYEICLSGRMPDNDELLTKEDKVKMKRCLYALQRNGLPPVTTHNVIDDWNDPVLSSVRRCHMFNTIHDRVKVVFHPEFLSSTNPLFGLDYEEFVRGCHLGVFPSYYEPWGYTPAECTVMGIPSITTNLSGFGCFMQEHIADPMSYGIYVVDRRYISLEESVKQLAQYMFDFCRLNRRQRIIQRNRTERLSDLLDWRSLGIFYRQARHKAMECVFPDTESFEEEYNERRSSFAYPRPYSEPPSPSASRHTTPASSVHGSDEEDEVDEEKEATTGIAGLKL is encoded by the exons TTGGAGGAATATATACTGTTATAAGATCAAAAGCATTTGTTTCAACTGAAGAAATGGGTGACCAGTATTGTTTATTAGGACCTTATAAAGAACATAGCGCAAGAACTGAAGTAGAAGAGCAAGAATTTCCTACCAATTCACCTTTAAATACTGCTGTTTCTCGAATGAGAGATAGAGGATATAAG TTGCATACTGGCACTTGGCTTGTCGATGGAAATCCACAGCTGGTTTTGTTCGATATTGGTGCTGCAGCTTGGAAGTTagatgaatataaacaagaattGTGGAATACATCAAATGTGGGGATACCACATTTAGATGTTGAAGCGAATGATTCTGTGATTCTTGGTTACCAAGTGGCAGAATTCATTGCTgag TTTCGAAAAGCTGCTGAGGAATATAATCAAGGACCTCCAAGAATCGTTGCACACTTCCATGAATGGCAGGCTGGTGTCGGTCTTATTGCTTTACGAACACGTCATGTTAACGTTGCAACTGTATTTACAACACATGCTACACTACTTGGTCGATACCTTTGTGCTGGCAATACAGACTTTTATAATAATCTAAGTCAA tttagtgtCGATGAGGAAGCAGGTAAACGTCAGATATATCACCGTTATTGTATGGAAAGGGCAGCTTCACATTTGGCTCATGTTTTTACTACAGTATCAGAAATTACAGGTTATGAAGCTGAACATTTGCTCAAAAGGAAGGCTGATATAATAACACCGAATGGAttgaatgttattaaattttcagcacTTCATGAATTTCAGAATCTTCATGCTTTagcaaaagataaaattcatgaaTTCGTTCGTGGACATTTTTATGg GCATTATGATTTTGAtctagaaaaaactttatacttttttactgCTGGCCGTTATGAATTTACAAACAAAGGAGCTGATATCTTCATTGAAGCTTTAGCTCGTCTTAACCATTACCTAAAG AGTTCACTTCAACAAGTCACTGTTGTAGCATTTCTTATCTTTCCTGCCAGGACAAACAATTTCAATGTTGAAAGCCTTAGAGGACATGCAGTTACAAAGAGCTTAAGAGATACTATTAATGAAATTCAAAGTAAAATGAGCAAACGAATGTATGAAATTTGTTTGAG tggtCGAATGCCAGATAATGATGAACTGTTAACTAaagaagataaagtaaaaatgaaaaggtGTTTGTATGCATTACAAAGAAATGGCCTTCCTCCAGTTACTACTCACAATGTTATAGATGACTGGAATGATCCAGTTTTATCATCCGTGAGAAGGTGTCACATGTTCAACACAATACATGATCGTGTTAAG GTGGTATTCCATCCAGAATTTCTTTCTTCTACTAATCCATTGTTTGGATTAGACTATGAAGAGTTTGTTAGAGGCTGCCATTTAGGTGTTTTTCCCAGTTACTATGAACCATGGGGTTACACTCCAGCAGAATGTACTGTAATGGGTATTCCATCCATCACAACAAATCTCTCTG GATTTGGGTGTTTCATGCAAGAACATATTGCTGATCCTATGTCATATGGTATTTATGTTGTTGATAGACGTTACATATCACTAGAAGAATCCGTTAAACAGCTTGCACAGTATATGTTTGATTTCTGCAGACTTAATCGCAGGCAGCGAATAATTCAGCGTAATAGAACAGAAAGACTTAGTGACTTATTAGATTGGAGAAGTCTTGGAATT TTTTACAGACAAGCTAGGCACAAGGCTATGGAATGTGTTTTCCCAGATACAGAATCATTTGAAGAGGAATACAATGAACGCAGAAGCAGTTTTGCTTATCCCCGCCCTTATTCTGAGCCACCTTCACCATCAGCTTCTCGTCATACTACACCAGCAAGTTCGGTGCATGGTTCTGATGAAGAAGATGAGGTTGATGAAGAAAAAGAG